Genomic window (Lycium barbarum isolate Lr01 chromosome 2, ASM1917538v2, whole genome shotgun sequence):
TTTCAGCAGCTTAATGAGAACCAAACTACTTGCATTTGTTGTTTTCTGCAACATTGGCCCAATAACAAGTGTTGGGAGCACAGTTACCATATCAAGTCCACTTTGCTTTGCATATGACCAAGCTTCTTTCTCAGCCATCGTTTTAGAAAAACAGTACCAATTCTGCATGCATGTGGAACCACAAAATCAGATAGGAAATTGCTCTAACAAAACAAGCATTCAAGATTCAAATCCAAATTTATCTTACCATAAAATAAGCCATTCCGACAGGACACTACTTGAGTAAAATAAGTACTCAAGATACAGATCATATATTACTTTACCAACACTATGTATCGTATGTTAGAAACATGTTgattattaaataataatctTTAAATTCCCACAGAAGTCAAATTTGCAAACTTGTATCAGTAAAAGAAGTTACATTAGTTGCTTTGCAGTATTCACTGTCCGACCAACAAGTCTCGTCCTTCACTTTACCCTTCGGCCAGTTGGGGTTCAAGGCAGCAGCAGCAACAGAAGATACAAACACAACTCGCTTGATGTTTGCTTCAGAGCATGCCTTCAGAACATTAAGTGTGCCTTTTACTGCGGGCTCAACAAGTTCTACCTGCAATCAAGCCATTGAACATAAGAAGAATTTTACTTTCTTTTTGGTGCAGAACTAGAGCACATTGGGAATAATAATTCCGAAAGCAATCTAGAAATGCCCGATTTTCCAATGTCTTAGGTCCCCAAATAGTGGAGATCCATGGAAGTGTCTCTTATTGTAAGAATATTAATCACCGTGAAAACATCCTTTTGAACAGTATATCGCATAAAATCCCAATATAAATTCACTATCTTGTTCTTAATTTTGTAGAAAGACACCTCTACGTGCTTTCAACAATTAATAACTTGTAATTAAGATCCCAATATGCTAAACTACTGAGGAAGATCCCACTGATGTTTGGAGATGTACAAATGGAAACCACAGGACAGGATACCATTCATATCACAAAGTGAATAAGCTGATAATCTCTAAATCCATGGACATATACAGAAACTGGATATTGACCTATTGTTTTGTTTTTTACCATGGCATCATGGCCAAGCCCTCGACTATTCCACCACCGAGTACCTATTACCTCCCACTAGCACCAATACCAAGGTTAAACCATATGGCCGAGTATTTTTTGTATGTAATAAGATTTGAACCCTGGTCCAAGGTTTGCACACACTTCAAACGGCCACACCCTTGAACGCATTGGCCTGTTGGTTTATTAGTTTACTCTGCTCTGCTTTAGAGAAGCTAGTTTTCCCAATTTGGTCACAAGAAATAATTTATTCATACCTCGGGATTTGGTACAGAGCCTGAAGGAACTGGACTAGCAACATGAAATACTCCATTGCATCCTTTGATGGCTGCAGCAAGCGAATTGGGATCTAGCAAGTCTGCCTTGAAGAGTTGGAGGTTTTCAGCAGCTTTGTCAAGGTTTTTCAGATGAGCATACTTGTCATTAGCTGCAAATTAATTTACAAAAGGCCTCTTCAGTTACCAACATAGAACAAAGATGTTCCTATTTGGTGTATGCTACCTTTTGTTTCTCACAACACAGGAAAACAGAGAAAAACTTACAAGGGTCTCTAACGGTGCCATGAACGATGTAGTCCTTAGAAAGGAGAAGCTTCACTAGCGATGAAGCCACGTATCCACCTGCCCCAGTTACACACACCCTGCACTTCTCCATTATTATTGCTCTCCAACTACTATTTTCTAATCAAGGCACTTGGGTGCTTTTGCTTTTGCTTTTCTTTTCTCACTTCTTTACTAGAAAAAGCTCAGCATTGGGACCATTCACTCACACAACACTAGTTTACTGTTTTTTCTCCGGCTAATCCGTCGTTTCCTTTGAGACGTGTAAATATCGAATTCCTAGTGGAGCAACCATTTATGTCGGTCACGTCTTCCTATTTTGTCTTGAGTTTCCATTTTTTATGAATAAAAAAGGAATATatgacataatttgattttataCTCACTCACACCTGTACCCAAGGAAAAGGACAAGAACGGACATTGCAAGATCAATTTATTTTCACTTAATCAAAGTCTTAATTTTAATTATTAAGCATATTTATTTTTAAGTTTTAACTTCAATTAtgttttttaattgtataatcaCTTTATGAGTTTTAATAAATTTGTATAACAAAATCTAAATATCATTATGATGCGATCCACTCAAAGATTTTTACGAAAATAGCATTGAGTCACTACTTCATTCATTTTTACCGCTACTCATCGCCATTATCGTTGTCCGCCATTATCAACTACCGTCATCTACCATCCTGATCATGATAGCCACTAGTTACTATGGACTATCACCATAAATCAACAATATTATATATCGCCAACCTCCTTAATTAGTCATCGCCATTATTAGTTAGTAGAGGCGGATTTACGTTGATCCAAGGGGTGTCACGTGATACTGCTTTGTCGAATTTTTTTACTAGGTatacatatttaaaaaataaaaagaacaaaATTAGAAGCTAAAAGGAATATAGTGACACTACTTCAAACAAACTCgctgtcgcaccccattttaacccggagtcaaaattaggagtatgacgtattggtgattcctatttatttttatgttttaaggagtcgccacctaattaattaaacggtgaattaggacacctagaggttaactaaggcaaagttaaaactaaacctcaattaatagtctgcttaaccagtatgattctaggtaaaggctctatattatcctaaagggaaggggttaggcatcctttagaatccgttaacttacggttatccgaccaaacttaggttaattaattaaatcaaaTACAGtgcttaaattttataaaatggcttaatatggctaaagttttggaggaaaataatgttaaaatgagatttacagaaaatataataatttgtataaaaagagaactttaaaagctattttaaaataagacagGGTCGTTTaagattttgaagaaaaacatgaTAATGCAAATTAGATATGATTTGTgaaataatttgcacaaaaagagattttaaatgctatttaaaataaactataaatattgctaagctttaaataataatgctgttttaaaaatgagacttgcaaaatacAATGACTTGCATATAAATAGAAGTTTTTAATAGAAAGCCTAGCCAATTTAGGATGGGAATAAAATTACGCTtatgtagaaaatctagacttattttataaataaaatgCAAAAGGTGATAGAGTTTTCCTCCCCTTTCTACTAACTTTGTTTAGCGTTATTTGACTAAAAAATACTTATGATTGAATGAAGCTTAAGAAAGATTTATagaatatacttgagtttatattagCGTATTAATGACGTTTAATTTTTTAAGATAGCAAGCATAAATTATGACTCTTTTAGCTCAGAGTATGTAGTCATGCTAATTACTCCAAATAAAAATAAATGTTATAagtactataaatagttttaacatataTAGAAGAGAATGAGACTTATGGTATTAATTACTGGTTTCTTTCTAAGTCAACTACCCATCATGCTAAACTAACCCACTAATTTActagagttcatccaagttaagaaaaacaaaacaaagtaaaggggttagtcgaataatataaatcaaatacataaagtcaaataagattaaaaaaaaaaggacggGAATTAAATGGATCAGTCCGTTTTAAAGCCCAATTGCTGCGGACTGTTTTGCcattgggctttagcccagaaTTCCTTTCTTCATATGCTGCGGGTAGGTTGAACATGAGAGAGACTCGATAatattacgttgggcttttagcccaacgtcGAATGCGGAAGAGgaatgagtccctcggactcgtatgcgaggttcatgcaaagaaatgaaagaaagagagagattagtatatgatcaataaggttaaaatataaatttaaaacAACTCCGTTgattatatatattatgtatatccaaGTGTATTTCACGAACATACTTCAATATGCATTCATATACTGGTTTcaactgaaatatacttgcaACAAACGCACAAAATTTGAACAAACAAAACTGAAAATGATAATGTCAACGAAACTGAAAATGATAATGTCACGTACAAGGGACTACTTTATGGGCAAATGTTTAACAAACTGACTACCTTAGGGGGGGCTTAGCTAAATACAGTCCGGAAAACAGACTCAGCAGTCATATTTCACTCTCAATAATATATTTCTAAACATAGCATTTTTAGAAGTGGATTGAGGCCAGCTCATTACAGAAGCAGTTTAACAAGCAGCCTTATGAACATGTAAGAGGAGAAtaggaaatgaatcatgttgaaagAAGATACCTCACAGATCCCTCCTTAATCGTATGATACTTTCTTTTAATCAACATTAATCTAAACACATGATTGTTTGGCAGATACATATATTCACCAATTGTGCATATGCGACACAGCATCAAATCAAATGCAATTCATACTAAACCAACACTTAACTACACAGGATTTGGAAGACTCTAACCACCAGGTTCCACATAGCCGAACTGATTTCATTAAGCAGATAAAGGCAAATCACAACTATATAACAGTTTGGCTAGCCCACATGTTAGACATGATCCACCATTTAGCTTAGAGGATGATTACAAAGTCCTATAACACGTGAGAATAACTTAGCGAACACACAGACCAGTCCAAGTAAGCATAATCCAACACTGATACATATATCGAATTGCACCGAGACATCTAACAGACGCACATACTATCAGTAAAACCATATTTTCCCATGTTGAAGTAAATTTCCGGAAATCAAAGTTGTTTATTACTTACAGTTAACTGAAACAGACTGAATTTAAACACTTTAGTTAACCTATGGTTAGCTCACACATACTCCTAATGACTAACTTGCTGCCAGATACTTGAGCTCTTTTGCATACACAGTATACATGTATATTCATAAATTAAGCATGTTTGAATCAGGCAAGGTAAGTGTTTGCAAACACTAGGCTATTCTAATGGACTAAACCAATTAATCAAACCATGAATACATCGACCTAATAAGTATCCCCAGCAAACTGAGTTTTGAGCCAATACTCAATCTAAATTCAGGCAGGACAGGGCAGTAGATCCTGAAAAAAACTAGATAATCACTGTTTTCTAATCCCCCCTTTCTTGTTTCAAAGCTTCACACACTTAATGAAACACCATTTATGAGAATTTCATATTAAGCCAAGATTTCCAAACTCGAAGGTCAAGAGAGAATTCATTCAAGCATTGACATACCATGCCAAACGCATAAAAGGACTTCATACCAAATCTGATAATTTTAAAAAGCAGGGACAAGATGATGGCAGAAAATGGGGGACCGAGAGACTGGGCTTAAAACAACAAGATTCAGGAAAACATCCATATTTTGACCATGTTATTGTTTCAGTTCAACTTACCAAACTTCATTCAAAGCAGTTTTTAAATAAACAAAGATTGAATTAAACATAAACATGCTTGATTGGACCAATTGATATCAACATTGATTCACACACAGCAGTGACATTCGACAGAGATATTCAATATTTGTAGATGGATATATTTACAGACACAGAGATCATGACATGGCATCAAACATATTCAGACCATGAAGGAGTTTTTAGAATATAGGTTTATGACTTGGTCTGATATGTTAAAAACTCATTTCTTGATTATTAGCTGTCCTTACAACATATTTTAGCCAAATAAGGGAGAATAACTACCCTGTTCTAAGTTAAGTTACCATGACGCAGGTGACAAACAAGGCTCGAGTCAAACTGAGACCCACAACTGAGAAATGCAAAAGGTAAACATGCTTATACTCAGCTAATACGAAAAAGACATCAAACTGCAATAACATTCTATTTTATATTAAATTACTCAGATATCTCAATGAGCATACAACGACAGGATTTCTATTAAACTAGTATGTAGAATAATAGTAGACCTAAACTAATATGTGATATCACATAAAGTTGATTCATGACGTAGAATTGAGCCACCACAGGACTGGAAAACAGGATTCAAGACTAATATCACCCAGTTAAACCACGCCAAGACAAACCAATCATTTATCTAGCTTAACAGAAAATTGATAGATTAGGCTAATCATGCCTTTAACTTAAACTAACACATAATCACCATCTAAACACCAAACCGCATAATTTAAAGGGAAAGGAAatcaccttcttcgggtgcagcgaactaAGGCTTTGAGTTTCCGATCCTACCCTCGAACACCAGGAATCGAACTCGCATACAATCGGATTCGGAATAAATTCCAGAAATAAACGAAAACAACAAAAGGATTGAGAATCTTTTAATCGATATCAAGAAAAGAATCGTGACTGCTGAAAGTATTTCTTAAAGGGATATTTTGAAGGATTTTCAGCTTTAATTTCTAGGGGATTTCTGCGGCTGAAACCACTAATCCTCTCCCTTTCTCTTTTATAACTTATTTGGAAACCATTATTTATAACGTTGATTTTGGATTTGAGCTAGGGTTTTCGTTCgaaaggaagagagagaggagcgtggggacAAGAttaagtggggaacagagggaagtgggagcggggtgtaggcggcggtggtggggaacaGGAACGAGTGGGAGGGAGCGGAGAAGAGGGAAAAAAGGGAAGAAGGAGcgaagagagagaaaggggagggAGAAGATGAGCGGCAGTGAAAAATGGGGGTTTTCGGGGTAAAGGGAAAGggagagaagaagaaggagaagggaaaaagggggggggggggtgggtgcGGCGGAGAGGTGaggaaatgaggggaaacccttccTTATTTTTGAATAAAATGAACTGGACCCGGttcatttgtggactgggtcgattttagactgggtattaaaagaataggctaataaatttaaatatggactgatctaaaaaatttgggtaaaaaatatggactggtaaaaaaatatttatgagttgattggactttcaTCTGGAATCCAATAAATcaaaaaatacggactgagtgcaagaaatagtttgacttttaaatttgaataaaagacccattaacgatataccgagggtgacaaaatattgttTAATAcgaaaatgtgtgattattaggactcgtgtaataaaattatatggtgttacaatagccgtgcaataatattttttgaaaatccacagtaaaataaatactattatttaattatgcaaagataaatgcgatgcgtgtgcgtaagctggtacgATGCCGAAATGTaagaaattgtgaattataataatagtaataaataataataataacaacaacaacaacaacaataataataataataataataataataataataataataataataataataataataataataataactgtaatagaataatgaagtgccGGTGTTGATAAatgctaataattataataaaaataaatatttttttttttttgaattttctaaaaatattaagaGTGTAAATAAGTATTTTGgaggaaaggcgggacaaaattgggtgtcaacactcgcGCACTGGTATGTTGGTTAGGCGCTTCAAATTCATAGGCGAGGTCCTTAGTTCAAACCCACTCAAACTCAAATCTTTTTGTTAATTTTAAATCTTTCAAATCCCAATCAACTGGACGGAAAAGAAAGGCGATAAAATAAGTTAATTTAAATCCCAAATCAAGCATAAAAGGGCAGTTACCATGAGCATAATTCATTAGAAATTTTTTTACCATAAAAGTTAAAACCCTAAAAAAACTAATAAGTCATAGCCTGAAAAGTTCTTCCATCAATTAGAATATAATTTCTTCTCGTTCCTTATCCCGATCAGCGTCTCAGTTACTAATTGTAGAAGTGTCAATAGGGCGGTTCGGTcggttattttaaaaaattataccaTTCAAATTCTtcggttattttattttgtataaccaaaattagactttttgAGACCGTCACATCATCTCGATTTTTCTTCggtatcggtacggttcggtttTTTTGGTTTTAAAGTGTCACGTAAGAATACACCACCATCAAAATGTAACGACACAGACCTCCACAAACCTATTTGTTTCTTATGAAATATTTAATGTAAAAGCTATTAAAAAAAACTATACAAAGTAATTAAACTGAAATGTGTTATATCAAGTAGCAAGACAACGACGATGGCATCATCGCGACGTGAATCCTCACTGATTGACCAGGGAGAAGAATAACTTGCTAAAGACAACAATGTTGAATTAAGCCAAAATAAACATTAGCTTGTAGGCCACAAAAACTACAGCTTGAATTTGATACATATACATCAAGCAACATAGTAGAGGAGACCAAGATGGAGGTAAACTTCTGCTAGTGCTAACTATAACCAAAAATGCCTACTTAAATCATCTAAATCTATGAccgtatgactatgtatatgaggtaTCCTTTTGAAACTAAATTCAATCAACTAAAGGCCCAAAAttcttttttatatttgaaacagaacttataaaatatattttatatattcaatttaacatatttgtaatatataaaatatatttcatacatgtaagGCTATTCGATTGGGGAATTCTTCAGTTTTTTGTATAAATTAAGACCACCCTAATTGTTTGGGATGGTTATAAGCTTAAATAAAATCcacggttttattaaaaaaaacactATAAATCGGTTTGGTATGTTTAGGTTCGGtcgatttttcatatttttttgacAGCCCTAACTAATTGTGCAGATTACATCACATCAGCCTAAATTTCAATGGAGCAGTATTATCATTAAGAAGCATGGAACGTATCCTCTAGTGTTCCGACTAGTGAAATTTGCTTTACTTCTGCCAGTTGCTACTGCTACATTTGAAAGAGCT
Coding sequences:
- the LOC132628259 gene encoding cinnamoyl-CoA reductase 1-like yields the protein MEKCRVCVTGAGGYVASSLVKLLLSKDYIVHGTVRDPSNDKYAHLKNLDKAAENLQLFKADLLDPNSLAAAIKGCNGVFHVASPVPSGSVPNPEVELVEPAVKGTLNVLKACSEANIKRVVFVSSVAAAALNPNWPKGKVKDETCWSDSEYCKATNNWYCFSKTMAEKEAWSYAKQSGLDMVTVLPTLVIGPMLQKTTNASSLVLIKLLKEGYEELENKRRFLIDVRDLAEALLLLYERPEAEGRYMCTAHTVKSEDLVAMLKKHYPNYNYPKRFTDVTDEGSYSSEKLQKLGWQYRPLEETLIDAVESYKQGGFLD